In one Gemmatimonadota bacterium genomic region, the following are encoded:
- the hydA gene encoding dihydropyrimidinase, protein MGEKRICVRGGTVVNAADEFRADILLEGERIALLGRDLDMDADETIDATGKYVFPGGIDMHTHLDMPFFATATSDDFHTGTAAACAGGTTSVIDFAIQAKGESLASTLETWKAKAKGKAVGDYGFHMAVTDLTDAVLAEIPEMVALGVPSMKLFLAYKGALMVSDEDFFRTLVTAGENGALVMVHAENGDVIDHLQRKFLSEGKTEPRYHALSRPPAIEGEATGRAIALAEVAGAPLYVVHVTCREAVERIREAQDRGLPVHGETCPQYLYLSYENYLEPGFEGAKYVMSPPLRDASNQAVLWKALGDGTLEILSSDHAPFRMADQKILGKDDFSKIPNGAGGIESRLYLLWTGGVEEGRISRKKFVDLVSAAPARRFGLYPRKGVIAPGSDADLVVWDPTVEHVLSAEAHHMAVDFNPFEGIRVKGRPEWVFRRGETVGRSGNPVGEAGSGEFLPR, encoded by the coding sequence ATGGGCGAAAAGAGAATCTGCGTTCGGGGAGGGACCGTGGTGAACGCCGCGGACGAGTTTCGGGCGGACATCCTCCTGGAAGGGGAGCGGATTGCGCTTCTCGGCCGGGATCTGGACATGGACGCGGACGAGACCATCGACGCGACCGGGAAGTATGTCTTCCCCGGCGGGATCGACATGCACACGCATCTGGACATGCCGTTCTTCGCGACCGCCACGAGCGACGACTTCCACACAGGGACGGCCGCCGCCTGCGCGGGCGGGACGACCTCCGTCATCGACTTTGCCATTCAGGCCAAGGGGGAGAGCCTCGCGTCAACGCTCGAGACATGGAAGGCCAAGGCGAAGGGGAAAGCGGTCGGAGATTACGGTTTCCACATGGCCGTGACGGACCTCACGGATGCGGTTCTTGCGGAGATCCCGGAGATGGTGGCCCTTGGCGTGCCCTCGATGAAGCTCTTCCTGGCGTACAAGGGAGCGCTCATGGTCTCCGATGAGGACTTCTTCCGGACGCTGGTCACGGCGGGAGAGAACGGCGCGCTGGTCATGGTGCATGCGGAGAACGGGGATGTGATCGATCACCTCCAGCGCAAGTTTCTCTCCGAAGGGAAGACGGAGCCGCGCTACCATGCGCTGTCACGCCCTCCCGCGATCGAAGGGGAAGCGACCGGCCGCGCCATCGCGCTGGCGGAAGTGGCCGGTGCGCCGCTCTATGTGGTCCATGTGACCTGTCGGGAGGCGGTCGAGCGAATCCGTGAAGCTCAGGACCGCGGGCTTCCTGTGCATGGCGAGACCTGTCCCCAGTATCTCTATCTCAGTTACGAAAACTACCTGGAACCCGGCTTTGAAGGCGCGAAGTATGTCATGAGTCCCCCGCTCCGGGACGCATCGAACCAGGCGGTGCTCTGGAAGGCGCTGGGGGACGGCACGCTGGAGATCCTCTCCTCCGACCACGCTCCGTTCCGAATGGCGGACCAGAAGATCCTGGGGAAGGACGACTTTTCGAAGATCCCCAACGGCGCGGGCGGGATTGAATCCCGGCTCTACCTTCTGTGGACAGGCGGTGTCGAGGAGGGTCGGATTTCGCGGAAGAAGTTCGTGGACCTTGTGTCGGCGGCTCCCGCCCGGCGGTTCGGGCTCTACCCCCGGAAGGGGGTCATTGCGCCGGGGAGCGACGCGGACCTGGTCGTATGGGATCCGACGGTGGAACATGTCCTTTCTGCGGAAGCTCACCACATGGCGGTGGATTTCAATCCGTTTGAGGGGATACGCGTGAAGGGGCGCCCGGAATGGGTGTTTCGCAGGGGCGAGACGGTCGGTCGGAGCGGGAATCCCGTCGGAGAGGCAGGATCCGGGGAGTTTTTGCCGAGATAG